One Acidobacteriota bacterium genomic window carries:
- a CDS encoding DUF6600 domain-containing protein, with product MKKYIAFLIPLCLLMLISYSSSFEKYNYYYGHISYAEKGTKVYRTDYDVYEDATLNLPVGEGDIILTGKEGRCEIQFDNGTVIRLDLNTELEIESILRENKEIKLDVSSFILKEGRLYVMHSGYRAFEMFQIMTENAGILLKNHTVSIIAKKEDGTFIQVKNGKVQVRYLDEKKETQTFEMKKKKAFLITLDNKVQEQEYSEYSDFEIWNEYINTHYNETHEGNYLPKSLRSFSGMFNNYGYWSYIDELGLYGWRPYYLDYYWHPYYYGYWYMYGGYPYWVSPYMWGWIPYHYGYWHWTSKWGWIWIPYSYWAPSWVYWGWFGPYYGWRPWTYWDYQRATWKPYYWSDKFWDNWRPRLRKDAIKKPGTKPEEDIEKYVFIEKDRIHKTGEITEYLRYKDIKNKIDKKDIEKNSSNSPPEELIRTLKENKLINSGKIQIIYETPMDRNIKNIQARDSVKTPKVTIKESYTHIKPDVGFSKPIENIAKWKVEKFNNNRKNIDWEKHFESSKRWTNRHRGGHSAGSGGSGGGGSAGSSGSSGSSGGGSSSKGGGGREGGGGKTKDSS from the coding sequence ATGAAAAAATATATAGCTTTTCTAATCCCCCTCTGTCTTTTGATGCTTATTTCTTATTCCAGTTCCTTCGAAAAATATAACTATTACTACGGTCATATAAGTTATGCAGAAAAAGGAACAAAAGTTTACAGAACTGATTACGATGTATATGAAGATGCAACTCTGAATTTGCCGGTTGGAGAAGGAGACATAATACTAACTGGAAAAGAAGGAAGGTGCGAAATCCAATTTGATAATGGAACTGTCATAAGGCTTGACTTAAATACAGAGCTGGAAATTGAATCAATCCTCAGAGAAAATAAGGAAATAAAACTCGATGTTTCGTCGTTTATTCTCAAAGAAGGCAGATTATATGTTATGCACAGTGGTTACAGAGCCTTTGAAATGTTTCAGATAATGACAGAAAATGCTGGGATTTTACTCAAAAATCATACTGTTAGCATAATCGCTAAAAAAGAGGATGGTACTTTCATTCAGGTTAAAAATGGAAAAGTCCAGGTAAGATATTTAGATGAGAAAAAAGAGACACAGACTTTTGAAATGAAAAAGAAAAAAGCATTTCTTATTACTCTCGACAATAAAGTCCAAGAACAAGAATACAGTGAATATTCAGATTTTGAAATTTGGAATGAATACATCAACACCCATTACAATGAAACTCATGAGGGAAATTATCTTCCCAAGTCATTGAGAAGCTTTTCAGGGATGTTCAATAACTATGGATACTGGAGTTACATTGATGAACTTGGATTGTATGGATGGAGACCATATTATTTAGACTACTACTGGCATCCCTATTACTATGGCTACTGGTATATGTATGGCGGGTACCCTTATTGGGTTTCTCCTTACATGTGGGGATGGATTCCTTATCATTATGGTTACTGGCATTGGACCTCAAAATGGGGTTGGATATGGATTCCTTATAGTTACTGGGCTCCAAGCTGGGTCTACTGGGGCTGGTTTGGCCCTTACTATGGATGGCGTCCATGGACTTACTGGGATTATCAGAGAGCGACCTGGAAGCCTTACTATTGGTCAGATAAATTTTGGGACAACTGGAGACCGAGATTAAGAAAAGATGCCATAAAAAAGCCTGGTACAAAACCTGAAGAAGACATTGAAAAATATGTATTCATTGAAAAAGATAGAATTCATAAAACCGGTGAAATAACCGAATATCTCAGATATAAAGATATAAAAAATAAAATTGACAAAAAAGATATAGAAAAGAATAGCAGTAATTCTCCACCAGAAGAATTGATCAGAACCTTAAAAGAAAATAAATTAATCAATTCAGGAAAAATACAGATTATCTATGAAACTCCAATGGATAGAAATATCAAAAATATTCAGGCAAGAGACTCTGTTAAAACTCCTAAAGTCACAATTAAAGAATCTTATACTCATATAAAACCTGATGTTGGATTTTCAAAACCAATAGAAAACATAGCCAAATGGAAAGTGGAAAAGTTTAATAACAATAGAAAAAACATTGATTGGGAAAAACACTTTGAATCTTCCAAAAGATGGACAAATCGGCATAGAGGAGGCCATTCAGCAGGCTCAGGAGGTTCAGGGGGAGGTGGCTCAGCAGGCTCTTCAGGATCTTCTGGCTCTTCAGGAGGAGGCTCATCCTCTAAAGGAGGCGGAGGAAGAGAAGGGGGAGGCGGAAAAACAAAGGACAGCAGTTAG
- the gatC gene encoding Asp-tRNA(Asn)/Glu-tRNA(Gln) amidotransferase subunit GatC: MEIIDIDHILKLSKLELSEEEKDTYKHQMQNIINWVRKLEELKCDELDILNLEAFTLLREDKLKQGLERDSALMNAPEREKGFFKVPKVIESK, translated from the coding sequence ATGGAAATAATTGATATAGATCATATTCTCAAGTTATCGAAATTAGAACTATCAGAAGAAGAAAAAGATACATATAAGCATCAAATGCAAAATATAATAAACTGGGTTAGAAAACTGGAAGAACTTAAATGTGACGAACTCGATATTTTAAATTTGGAAGCTTTTACGCTTTTAAGAGAAGACAAGTTAAAACAAGGCCTTGAAAGAGATTCTGCACTAATGAATGCACCAGAGAGAGAAAAAGGTTTTTTTAAAGTTCCAAAAGTCATTGAGTCAAAATGA
- the menC gene encoding o-succinylbenzoate synthase → MIERVELLILCLPLVFPFETSFGRINERTILLIKLYSNGIEGWGEVVSEKLPQYSYETIETSWHVLKDILIPMALKEKELESYKFHKIASQYKGHPMAKAGFELALWDLEAKKRGISLSKLWGGEKDKIQAGVSLGIEEKVEFLMNKIENFLKKGYQRIKVKIRPGWDVNTVKEIRKYFPEIKLMVDANCSYRIDQIGVLKKLDNYNLMMIEQPFYENDLWQHAKLQRNIKTPICLDESIKSINEAVAGHEMGSYKIINMKVGRIGGWINANEIHKFAVEKNIPLWCGGMLESGIGRAHNVHLSSMKQFILPNDISESRRYFKEDLVNPPFELTNKGTIKVPSSPGIGVKVEEKFLKKIIIRKEIVKI, encoded by the coding sequence ATGATTGAAAGGGTTGAGCTTTTAATTTTATGCCTGCCATTAGTTTTCCCTTTTGAAACAAGTTTCGGAAGGATAAATGAAAGAACTATATTACTTATTAAGTTATATTCAAACGGTATCGAAGGGTGGGGAGAGGTGGTATCAGAAAAACTTCCTCAATACAGCTACGAAACAATTGAAACTTCCTGGCATGTATTAAAAGACATATTGATTCCTATGGCTTTAAAAGAAAAAGAGCTTGAATCTTATAAATTTCACAAAATAGCCAGCCAGTACAAAGGACATCCGATGGCAAAAGCAGGCTTTGAGTTAGCTCTCTGGGATCTCGAAGCAAAGAAAAGGGGAATTTCTCTTTCGAAACTATGGGGAGGAGAAAAGGATAAAATTCAGGCTGGAGTTAGCCTGGGAATAGAAGAAAAAGTTGAGTTTCTTATGAATAAAATTGAAAATTTTTTGAAAAAAGGGTATCAGAGAATCAAAGTGAAAATTAGACCCGGATGGGATGTAAATACTGTAAAAGAGATAAGAAAATATTTTCCGGAAATAAAATTGATGGTTGATGCGAATTGCTCTTATAGAATTGACCAAATTGGCGTTCTAAAAAAACTGGATAATTATAATCTAATGATGATAGAACAACCTTTCTATGAAAACGACCTCTGGCAACATGCAAAGCTCCAGAGAAACATAAAAACTCCCATATGTCTTGATGAAAGTATTAAATCTATAAACGAAGCTGTGGCAGGGCATGAAATGGGAAGTTATAAAATAATTAACATGAAAGTTGGAAGAATTGGCGGATGGATTAATGCGAATGAAATACATAAATTTGCAGTTGAAAAAAATATTCCACTCTGGTGTGGAGGAATGCTTGAATCAGGCATAGGCAGAGCTCATAATGTTCATTTAAGCTCAATGAAACAATTCATCTTACCTAATGACATATCTGAAAGCAGAAGATATTTTAAAGAAGATTTGGTTAACCCTCCCTTTGAACTTACAAATAAAGGCACTATAAAAGTACCCTCATCCCCTGGTATCGGTGTTAAAGTTGAAGAAAAATTTTTAAAAAAAATAATTATTCGAAAAGAAATTGTAAAAATTTAG
- a CDS encoding glycosyltransferase family 2 protein: MKISVCIITHNEENRLPETLKSIEKIADEIIVVDSFSKDKTIEIAKSSGARIFLKEWADYSNQKNFAISKASFPWILSIDADERISEELRNEILTLKKTEPEEDGFFIKRKNYYLGKWIKHSGWYPDRKLRLFRKEKANWEGEYVHESLILRGKAGKLKNNILHYSYRNISDHVKRINSYSSLSAQKMFEERKKSNIILALFSIPLTFIRFYLLRGGIFDGIQGLIISILSSVYIFLKYVKLWEMNRTKNDKSPSH, encoded by the coding sequence ATGAAAATTTCCGTCTGTATTATTACCCATAACGAAGAGAACAGACTTCCTGAAACATTGAAAAGCATCGAGAAAATTGCTGATGAAATTATTGTGGTCGATTCTTTCAGTAAAGATAAAACTATCGAAATTGCTAAATCATCGGGAGCGAGGATTTTTCTAAAAGAATGGGCAGATTATTCAAACCAAAAAAATTTCGCAATCTCAAAAGCTTCTTTTCCATGGATTCTTAGCATTGATGCCGATGAAAGAATTTCTGAGGAATTGAGAAATGAGATTTTAACACTGAAGAAAACAGAGCCTGAAGAGGATGGATTTTTTATAAAAAGAAAAAATTACTACCTTGGAAAATGGATAAAACATTCTGGTTGGTACCCAGACAGGAAACTGAGATTGTTCAGAAAAGAAAAGGCTAACTGGGAAGGCGAATATGTTCATGAATCATTAATTTTAAGAGGAAAAGCAGGAAAACTCAAAAATAATATCCTTCATTACTCTTACAGAAATATCTCAGACCATGTAAAAAGAATAAATAGTTATTCCAGTTTATCAGCCCAAAAAATGTTTGAAGAAAGAAAAAAAAGCAACATAATTCTTGCTTTATTTTCGATTCCACTCACATTTATAAGGTTTTATCTCCTGCGCGGGGGAATTTTTGATGGAATCCAGGGTTTAATAATTTCAATCCTGTCTTCAGTTTACATCTTCTTAAAATACGTGAAATTATGGGAAATGAATAGAACAAAAAATGATAAGAGTCCTTCACATTGA
- a CDS encoding glycosyltransferase family 4 protein: MIRVLHIDTGKAWRGGQAQTLNLAKGLKVRGLDSKIVCRTDSPLYRKAIEENVFPYGLKIKGEYDLIATLKLAKIYSIESPHIVHFHDSHSITIGKLAACFKKVPIKIISRRVDFPIKKTLFKRFKYINGIDTIITVSKGIKEVLLKDGIKENIIHTIYSGIDLNKFKLEGDKNYWREKLEFKKNYFLIGNIASLSDHKGHKYLLQAAKILKERIDNFEILIAGDGKLRNSLINLSKNLKVDDVVKFLGFIEHIPRFLKSIDLFVLSSYLEGLCTSLLDAMASSIPIIATNTGGIPEAVEDGVNGILVTPKDPQALADAIYLLYKNPERMKQMGKKGLNRAEKLFSLDSMIEKTLDLYKMIMNKKELLSK, translated from the coding sequence ATGATAAGAGTCCTTCACATTGATACTGGAAAAGCATGGAGAGGAGGCCAGGCCCAGACATTAAATCTGGCAAAAGGCCTTAAAGTTAGAGGGCTTGACTCAAAAATCGTATGCCGAACAGATTCTCCTCTCTATCGAAAGGCAATAGAAGAAAATGTATTCCCATACGGGTTGAAAATAAAAGGAGAGTATGACTTAATAGCCACTCTTAAATTAGCAAAAATTTATTCAATAGAATCACCCCATATCGTTCACTTTCATGATTCCCATTCAATAACCATTGGAAAATTAGCAGCTTGTTTTAAAAAAGTACCTATAAAAATAATTTCTCGAAGAGTCGATTTCCCAATAAAAAAAACCCTCTTTAAAAGATTCAAATATATAAATGGAATAGATACTATCATTACGGTCTCAAAGGGAATAAAGGAAGTCCTGTTAAAAGATGGGATCAAAGAAAATATTATCCATACAATCTACAGTGGAATTGACCTGAATAAATTTAAATTAGAGGGCGATAAGAATTACTGGCGGGAAAAATTAGAATTTAAAAAGAATTATTTCTTAATAGGAAATATAGCCTCTCTCTCTGACCACAAAGGCCATAAATATTTACTCCAGGCAGCAAAAATATTGAAGGAAAGAATTGATAATTTTGAAATTCTTATTGCAGGTGATGGCAAACTCAGAAATTCTCTGATAAATTTATCAAAAAATTTAAAAGTTGATGATGTTGTTAAATTTCTTGGATTCATTGAACACATCCCTCGATTTTTAAAATCCATCGACCTCTTTGTTCTCTCTTCCTATTTAGAGGGCCTCTGCACTTCTCTTTTAGATGCGATGGCTTCATCAATTCCAATAATTGCTACAAACACAGGAGGAATCCCAGAAGCTGTTGAGGATGGTGTCAATGGAATTCTCGTCACTCCAAAAGATCCTCAGGCTTTAGCCGATGCGATTTATCTTCTTTATAAAAATCCTGAGAGAATGAAACAAATGGGCAAAAAAGGATTAAATAGGGCTGAAAAATTATTTTCTTTAGACTCAATGATTGAAAAAACTCTTGATTTATACAAAATGATTATGAATAAAAAGGAATTATTGAGCAAGTAA
- the gatA gene encoding Asp-tRNA(Asn)/Glu-tRNA(Gln) amidotransferase subunit GatA → MNIYELSLNQVSSLLKENQVRPEEVLDSLKKRIEAVEETIKSFITIDWEHAYNRAKELEESNDKKGKLWGCPVCIKDNIITKDIRTTAGSRILENFIPPYDATVIERLKEEGAIILGKTNLDEFAMGSSTENSAFFVTRNPWNVERVPGGSSGGSAAAVASFEAFGALGSDTGGSIRQPASFCGLVGLNPTYGRVSRYGLIAFASSLDQIGPITRNVEDSILLFEVISGHDEKDSTSAHLEKFKFNKNKKLKIPFSFGVLKKNFFDGVDYEIESAYNEVSEEIEKIGGEKIEIEFPLLDYCLPTYYIIATSEASSNLSKYDGVRYAFRHSDYRNLEEMYMKTRNTGFGKEVKRRIILGTFSLSSGYYEDYYLKAVKVREMIRNSFNEIFKKVEVVLFPASPEPAFKIGEKIEDPLKMYLSDIFTVSSNLASIPCISIPVTLTKNNLPIGIQILADRFEEQKLFMISLELEKRFFFDIKKIPC, encoded by the coding sequence ATGAATATATATGAGTTAAGTTTAAACCAGGTTTCAAGTTTGTTAAAGGAAAATCAGGTTAGACCTGAAGAGGTTCTTGATTCTCTTAAAAAAAGAATTGAGGCGGTAGAAGAAACAATAAAATCTTTCATAACCATTGATTGGGAGCATGCTTATAATAGAGCCAAGGAATTAGAAGAAAGTAATGATAAAAAAGGAAAATTATGGGGATGCCCTGTTTGCATAAAAGATAATATAATAACAAAAGACATTAGAACAACTGCTGGTTCAAGGATTTTAGAAAATTTTATCCCTCCTTATGATGCAACAGTAATCGAGCGATTAAAAGAAGAAGGGGCGATAATTTTAGGGAAGACAAACCTTGATGAATTTGCGATGGGATCTTCAACGGAAAATTCAGCTTTTTTTGTAACAAGAAATCCCTGGAATGTAGAAAGAGTCCCTGGAGGCTCAAGTGGCGGTTCAGCTGCTGCTGTAGCTTCTTTCGAAGCTTTTGGAGCTCTTGGCTCTGATACTGGTGGTTCAATCAGACAGCCAGCTTCTTTCTGTGGGCTTGTTGGTCTTAATCCAACTTATGGAAGAGTATCTCGTTATGGATTGATAGCCTTTGCTTCTTCTCTCGATCAGATAGGCCCGATTACTCGAAATGTAGAAGACTCGATTTTGCTGTTTGAAGTTATTTCAGGACATGATGAAAAAGATTCAACGTCTGCTCATCTTGAAAAATTTAAATTTAATAAAAATAAGAAATTAAAAATTCCTTTTAGTTTCGGGGTTCTTAAAAAAAATTTTTTTGATGGAGTGGATTATGAAATAGAATCAGCTTATAATGAAGTTTCCGAAGAAATAGAGAAAATTGGAGGGGAAAAAATAGAAATCGAGTTTCCACTTCTTGATTATTGTTTGCCAACTTATTATATTATTGCAACATCTGAAGCAAGCTCAAATCTTTCAAAGTATGATGGAGTTAGATATGCATTCAGGCATTCTGATTACAGGAATCTTGAAGAAATGTATATGAAAACAAGAAATACAGGGTTTGGAAAAGAGGTAAAAAGGAGAATAATCCTTGGAACTTTTTCATTAAGTTCTGGCTATTATGAAGATTATTATTTGAAGGCTGTAAAAGTGAGAGAAATGATTAGAAATAGTTTTAATGAAATATTTAAAAAAGTTGAAGTTGTTCTTTTCCCAGCCAGCCCAGAGCCAGCTTTTAAGATCGGAGAGAAAATAGAAGATCCACTAAAAATGTATCTTTCTGATATTTTTACAGTATCATCAAATCTTGCCTCAATTCCTTGTATTTCTATTCCTGTTACTCTTACAAAAAATAATCTTCCTATTGGAATTCAGATTCTTGCAGATCGATTTGAAGAGCAAAAATTATTTATGATTTCTTTGGAGTTGGAAAAAAGATTTTTTTTTGATATAAAGAAGATACCATGTTAA
- a CDS encoding TolC family protein has product MKRIRFSFLTILIICFSLFSYSQEQKQIRELSLEDSIIKALKNNLDINVEIFTPKISDALILKSEGIFSPNFSLNSTYQQMNQPSTSVLEGARVSTQDTKNFSFSFQKRFNLGTNVQVSLNNNIFSTNSRFYDYNPNYTSQLRVNIIQPLLRNFGEAINTKEIKVAQNNKEISVAQVKSKLNDLIYQVQEAYWNLVFAIEELKVKRQSLKLAQDLLEQNRIQVKIGTLAPIEILVAEAEVANREVDILSSETQVKLWQDQLKKIINLPGEEEKWEVEIVPTSKPSFEKMAIDLDKCIETAISTRPELEQLKIDVENNNINIKFYKNQLLPSLDLTGSVWSTGRSGDMVIYENNNPFFGKIIGKIEGSTTDSIKDALKALYKNYYVALNISYPLFTAPIKADLARSQLELSQSLLRIKSLEQTINLDVRTAVREIEANLKKLDATKKARELAEKKLEAEQKKLNVGLSTNYQVLQFQRDLSIAQTSELKAIIDYNLSIAKLNKAMGKSLEAHNIKFNEIIK; this is encoded by the coding sequence ATGAAAAGAATTAGATTTAGCTTTCTAACAATTTTAATTATATGTTTTTCATTATTTTCTTATTCCCAAGAACAAAAACAAATACGAGAGCTATCCCTTGAAGACTCCATTATAAAAGCCCTGAAAAACAATCTGGATATAAACGTTGAAATTTTCACCCCAAAAATATCTGATGCGTTAATATTGAAAAGCGAAGGAATTTTTTCCCCAAATTTCTCTTTAAATTCTACATATCAGCAAATGAATCAACCCTCCACTTCTGTTTTAGAAGGAGCTAGGGTATCCACTCAGGACACAAAAAATTTTTCATTTTCGTTTCAAAAAAGATTTAATTTAGGAACAAATGTCCAAGTTTCACTCAATAACAATATATTCAGCACCAATAGTAGGTTCTATGATTATAATCCAAACTATACAAGTCAGTTAAGAGTAAACATTATACAACCACTATTAAGGAATTTTGGAGAAGCGATAAATACCAAGGAAATTAAAGTCGCTCAGAACAATAAAGAAATTTCCGTTGCCCAGGTTAAATCAAAACTAAATGATTTAATCTACCAGGTTCAGGAAGCTTACTGGAATCTCGTTTTTGCTATCGAGGAATTGAAGGTCAAAAGACAATCATTAAAATTAGCACAGGATCTCCTTGAACAGAACAGAATCCAGGTTAAAATCGGAACACTTGCCCCTATAGAAATTCTTGTCGCAGAAGCAGAAGTTGCAAATAGAGAGGTTGACATTTTATCATCCGAAACCCAGGTAAAACTATGGCAGGATCAACTCAAAAAAATAATAAATCTCCCTGGAGAGGAAGAAAAATGGGAAGTTGAAATAGTCCCAACAAGCAAACCAAGCTTTGAAAAAATGGCAATCGACCTTGATAAATGTATCGAGACCGCAATTTCAACAAGGCCTGAGCTGGAACAGTTAAAAATCGATGTTGAAAATAACAACATTAACATAAAATTTTATAAAAATCAGCTTCTACCATCTCTTGATCTAACAGGTTCCGTATGGAGCACAGGGAGATCAGGAGATATGGTAATTTATGAAAATAATAATCCTTTTTTTGGAAAAATAATTGGAAAAATAGAAGGTTCCACAACTGATTCTATTAAAGATGCGTTGAAAGCTCTATATAAAAATTATTATGTAGCTTTAAACATTTCATACCCTCTTTTCACCGCTCCTATAAAAGCTGACCTTGCAAGGTCTCAACTGGAACTATCCCAATCCCTCTTAAGAATTAAAAGCTTAGAACAGACGATCAACTTAGATGTAAGAACAGCTGTTAGGGAAATTGAGGCCAACCTTAAAAAGCTTGATGCAACAAAAAAAGCAAGGGAATTGGCTGAGAAAAAATTGGAGGCAGAACAGAAAAAATTGAATGTGGGGCTGAGCACCAACTATCAGGTACTTCAGTTCCAGAGAGACCTTTCGATAGCCCAAACATCTGAGTTAAAAGCAATAATCGATTACAACCTTTCAATTGCAAAACTCAATAAAGCAATGGGAAAATCCCTTGAAGCTCATAACATAAAATTTAATGAAATAATAAAATAA
- a CDS encoding GNAT family N-acetyltransferase gives MEIKIKEVTKLEDLKKILTIQKEAWQFDPIEIVPIPLFILAKKWGGIVLGAYSGNELIGFVYSFPLIHEKKLIQHSHMLAVLPEYRKIGIGLKLKLKQREFAIKKGYDAITWTFDPLQLINCYLNFHKLGVICNTYLPNFYGITSSPLHHGIPTDRLLAWWNLKEKRTCRIIRGNYKNYNAEDYKKCLEIDENFKIIKNMKLKGKVLLAQVPENAEKIIIDRGLKAILNFQKILRETLINYFKNGYKIVDFIKKKNKCFFVLEKRIK, from the coding sequence ATGGAGATTAAAATAAAGGAAGTCACTAAACTTGAAGATTTAAAAAAAATATTAACAATTCAGAAAGAGGCATGGCAATTTGACCCGATTGAAATTGTTCCCATTCCATTATTTATACTCGCAAAAAAATGGGGAGGAATAGTTTTAGGAGCATATTCTGGAAATGAACTAATCGGGTTTGTGTATTCTTTCCCTTTAATTCATGAGAAAAAACTCATCCAGCACTCCCACATGCTTGCAGTTCTTCCGGAATACAGGAAAATAGGAATCGGGCTAAAACTTAAACTCAAACAAAGAGAATTCGCAATAAAAAAAGGATATGATGCTATTACCTGGACTTTCGACCCTCTTCAGTTGATAAATTGCTATTTAAATTTCCATAAATTAGGAGTTATCTGCAATACATACCTTCCAAATTTTTATGGAATCACATCCTCTCCACTGCATCATGGAATTCCAACTGATAGGTTACTTGCATGGTGGAATCTCAAAGAAAAGAGAACATGCAGAATTATAAGGGGAAATTATAAAAATTATAATGCCGAAGATTATAAAAAATGTCTGGAGATCGATGAAAACTTCAAAATAATCAAAAATATGAAATTAAAAGGAAAAGTTCTTCTTGCTCAGGTGCCTGAAAATGCTGAAAAAATTATCATCGATCGAGGCTTAAAAGCTATTTTAAATTTCCAAAAAATATTGAGAGAGACTCTTATTAATTATTTTAAAAATGGATACAAAATAGTCGATTTTATAAAGAAAAAAAACAAATGCTTCTTTGTCCTTGAAAAACGAATAAAATGA
- a CDS encoding DedA family protein has product MDIETVIKFLVSSQPHWVVVILFFSAIVEYIFPPFPGDTVTLAGAILIGSYGYNFFIVFFAVTAGSFLGSMLDFYIGNVLKNKKETWLLKFKRSNNIHDKINSSLKMFEKWGIFAILLNRFMPGIRAFIFIAAGMSNIKVTWVSLSSLISITVWNTLIIFAGIILSKNFYLLVKIIKNFHLFIWTIIIILIFYLLLRYFLKKYKKVK; this is encoded by the coding sequence ATGGATATTGAAACTGTAATAAAATTCCTCGTTTCTTCTCAACCTCATTGGGTTGTGGTAATCTTATTTTTTTCTGCAATTGTAGAATATATTTTTCCTCCATTTCCAGGAGACACAGTTACTTTAGCAGGCGCCATACTCATTGGAAGTTATGGATATAATTTTTTTATAGTTTTTTTTGCTGTAACAGCAGGAAGTTTTCTGGGTTCAATGCTTGATTTTTACATAGGAAATGTATTAAAAAACAAAAAAGAAACATGGCTCTTAAAGTTCAAACGATCAAACAATATACACGATAAAATTAATTCTTCTTTAAAAATGTTCGAAAAATGGGGTATTTTTGCCATACTGTTAAATAGATTCATGCCTGGGATTCGAGCATTTATATTTATTGCAGCTGGAATGAGCAACATTAAAGTTACTTGGGTATCTCTTTCTTCTCTTATCAGTATAACTGTATGGAATACCTTAATAATTTTTGCAGGAATAATCCTGAGCAAAAACTTTTATCTTCTTGTAAAAATAATAAAAAACTTTCATCTCTTTATATGGACAATAATAATCATCCTAATTTTTTATTTATTATTAAGATATTTTTTGAAGAAATATAAAAAAGTTAAATGA
- a CDS encoding OmpA family protein → MIKKGSYTIAFILAFSLLVLSYEPAKKGQTGIFNILYAKSLEKGKFQGGLFFDNYDRENRDTDVSNFNFSLAYGVSDKFELSAGINFLRRVEIDNLSDPYFFNSFPYGNKAFQEGLGELDIGGKYRILGEKDKFSGIALSGFASIPFSNREKGVTTTKLSAGGDLILSQSLGEKVYVSFNVGYTYHQSPDDVELSNEFRYGAGIEVPFVSNLKGLAELYGRSYTNDELKQKNPLDLALGFKYKFPNGFGVGVAYKRNLSFTEKVQRPDGGMAYLIWSPEKKKEFPPPPPPVEEIKEVPPPPPPAPPAPKIEIKFDEAYFAFDSYELTAQGKEVLDRASKVLNAYPQMEVQIEGHACNIGTDEYNLALGEHRAHAVKNYLVKEKGIDEEKLSTISYGEEKPKYDNSFEEKRRFNRRAEFKVTKEK, encoded by the coding sequence ATGATAAAAAAAGGAAGCTATACAATTGCTTTTATTTTAGCTTTCTCTCTTTTGGTCCTTTCTTACGAACCAGCAAAGAAAGGACAGACAGGCATTTTTAATATACTTTACGCAAAATCGCTCGAAAAGGGAAAGTTCCAGGGAGGTTTATTTTTTGATAATTACGATAGAGAGAATAGAGATACAGATGTCAGTAATTTCAATTTTTCTCTAGCCTATGGAGTTAGTGATAAATTTGAATTGAGTGCTGGAATTAATTTTCTCAGGAGAGTGGAAATTGATAATCTAAGCGATCCTTACTTTTTCAATAGCTTTCCTTATGGAAATAAAGCTTTTCAGGAGGGACTTGGAGAATTAGATATTGGAGGAAAATACAGGATACTGGGTGAAAAAGATAAATTCTCAGGGATTGCCCTAAGTGGGTTTGCTTCAATTCCTTTTTCAAACAGAGAAAAAGGAGTTACAACTACTAAGTTATCAGCAGGAGGTGATTTAATACTTAGCCAATCTCTCGGAGAAAAAGTCTATGTTTCTTTTAATGTTGGATATACGTATCATCAGAGTCCTGATGATGTGGAATTAAGCAATGAATTCAGATATGGAGCTGGTATTGAGGTTCCCTTTGTTTCAAACCTAAAGGGGTTAGCAGAGTTATATGGAAGGTCATACACAAATGATGAATTGAAACAAAAAAACCCCCTGGATCTTGCTCTTGGCTTTAAATATAAATTTCCCAATGGGTTTGGAGTTGGTGTTGCATACAAGAGAAACCTTTCATTCACTGAAAAAGTACAAAGACCTGATGGAGGAATGGCATATTTAATATGGAGTCCTGAAAAGAAAAAAGAATTTCCTCCGCCACCTCCTCCAGTTGAAGAAATAAAGGAAGTTCCCCCGCCACCACCTCCAGCGCCACCTGCTCCCAAGATTGAAATTAAATTTGATGAGGCTTATTTTGCTTTTGACAGTTATGAATTGACTGCTCAGGGAAAAGAGGTTCTTGATAGAGCTTCGAAAGTTTTGAATGCGTATCCTCAGATGGAGGTTCAGATTGAAGGTCATGCATGCAATATTGGAACTGATGAATATAATTTAGCTCTCGGGGAACATAGAGCCCATGCAGTTAAGAATTATCTGGTTAAAGAGAAAGGAATTGATGAAGAGAAATTGTCCACAATAAGCTATGGAGAAGAAAAACCAAAGTATGATAATTCTTTTGAGGAAAAGAGAAGGTTTAACAGGAGAGCTGAGTTTAAAGTAACCAAGGAGAAATAA